A single window of Candoia aspera isolate rCanAsp1 chromosome 3, rCanAsp1.hap2, whole genome shotgun sequence DNA harbors:
- the LOC134494865 gene encoding potassium voltage-gated channel subfamily A member 3-like: MDEHLSLLRSPAAPSSCKHSRGGGSSSSSVGGVVGSSHHNLGYSEQFFPEGALSAPEEGQEEEEDEDEDEDEDGELEGGMTVVGGEDPLIDETQHPHALLGGERYDHPLAHTLPPHSHHQVGTGGEEHECCERVVINISGLRFETQLKTLAQFPETLLGDPRKRMRYFDPLRNEYFFDRNRPSFDAILYYYQSGGRIRRPVNVPIDIFSEEIRFYQLGEEAMEKFREDEGFIREEQRPLPEKEFQRQVWLLFEYPESSGPARGIAIVSVLVILISIVIFCLETLPEFRDDRDYDGAAGTFGTGGSPFVTDLFTNTSSPAASMVSSFTDPFFVVETLCIIWFSFELLVRFFACPSKPTFSKNIMNIIDIVAIIPYFITLGTELAERQGNGQQAMSLAILRVIRLVRVFRIFKLSRHSKGLQILGQTLKASMRELGLLIFFLFIGVILFSSAVYFAEADDPTSSFSSIPDAFWWAVVTMTTVGYGDMHPVTIGGKIVGSLCAIAGVLTIALPVPVIVSNFNYFYHRETEGEEQAQYMHVGSCQHLSSTEELKKARSNSTLSKSEYMVIEEGGISNSAFKQAAFKTSNCTSTNNPNCVTIKKIFTDV, translated from the coding sequence ATGGACGAGCACCTAAGCCTTCTGCGCTCGCCGGCCGCCCCGTCTTCCTGCAAGCATTCGAggggcggcggcagcagcagcagcagcgtcgGCGGTGTCGTGGGAAGCAGCCACCACAACTTGGGCTACAGCGAGCAGTTCTTCCCCGAAGGCGCGCTCTCCGCCCCCGaggaagggcaggaggaagaggaggacgagGACGAAGACGAGGACGAGGACGGGGAGCTGGAGGGTGGCATGACTGTGGTGGGTGGAGAGGACCCCTTGATCGACGAAACCCAACATCCCCATGCCCTGCTGGGAGGGGAGCGCTATGACCACCCCCTTGCCCATACCCTTCCTCCCCACAGCCATCACCAAGTGGGCACCGGTGGAGAGGAGCACGAGTGTTGTGAGAGGGTTGTGATCAACATCTCAGGTCTGCGCTTCGAGACCCAGCTCAAGACACTGGCCCAGTTCCCGGAGACACTGCTGGGCGATCCCCGCAAGAGGATGCGCTACTTCGACCCCCTTCGCAACGAGTATTTTTTTGACCGCAATCGGCCCAGCTTCGATGCCATCCTTTACTATTACCAATCTGGAGGCCGAATCCGCCGCCCCGTCAACGTGCCCATTGATATCTTTTCAGAAGAAATACGTTTCTATCAGTTAGGTGAAGAGGCCATGGAAAAATTTCGAGAAGATGAAGGTTTCATCCGTGAGGAGCAGAGACCTCTGCCTGAGAAGGAGTTCCAGCGCCAGGTGTGGCTCCTTTTCGAGTACCCAGAGAGTTCTGGACCAGCTCGGGGCATTGCTATCGTCTCTGTTTTAGTTATCCTCATTTCCATTGTCATTTTCTGTCTGGAAACCTTGCCTGAGTTCAGAGATGACCGTGACTATGATGGTGCTGCAGGAACGTTTGGGACTGGGGGTAGTCCTTTTGTGACTGATCTCTTCACCAATACTTCTTCCCCAGCTGCATCTATGGTGTCATCCTTCACTGACCCCTTTTTTGTGGTGGAGACTCTGTGCATTATCTGGTTCTCCTTTGAGCTGCTTGTCCGCTTCTTTGCTTGTCCCAGCAAACCCACCTTCTCTAAGAACATTATGAACATAATTGACATTGTGGCCATTATACCTTATTTCATCACCTTGGGTACGGAACTGGCTGAGAGGCAAGGAAATGGTCAGCAAGCAATGTCTCTGGCCATTCTCAGAGTCATCCGGCTAGTCAGAGTCTTCCGTATCTTCAAGCTCTCTCGGCACTCTAAAGGGCTGCAGATCTTGGGGCAAACTCTGAAGGCCAGTATGAGGGAACTGGGcttgctcatttttttccttttcattggcGTTATCCTCTTTTCTAGTGCTGTCTACTTTGCAGAAGCTGATGATCCCACTTCAAGCTTCAGCAGTATCCCTGATGCCTTTTGGTGGGCTGTAGTAACCATGACCACGGTGGGTTATGGGGACATGCATCCCGTCACTATTGGGGGCAAAATAGTAGGATCTCTTTGTGCCATTGCTGGTGTGCTGACGATTGCCTTGCCTGTTCCAGTCATTGTCTCTAACTTCAACTACTTTTACCATCGGGAAACAGAAGGGGAAGAACAAGCTCAGTACATGCACGTAGGGAGCTGCCAGCACCTCTCCTCCACTGAGGAGCTGAAGAAGGCTCGGAGTAATTCCACCCTCAGCAAGTCAGAGTACATGGTGATAGAAGAGGGAGGCATCAGCAACAGTGCATTCAAACAGGCTGCTTTTAAAACAAGCAACTGCACCAGCACAAACAATCCCAACTGTGTGactattaaaaaaatctttacgGACGTTTAA